One Algoriphagus sp. Y33 genomic window, GATGGCAGGGTAATTTCAGCCCGCATTATGCATTAGCAAATCTACTATGGCTTCATCCGCCGCGGCGGACAAAATCAGTCGATATGCTTCACTTTTCGCCCTCACCGTAGCGGTGCTACGACTCGATCTCCAAAGTGACTGATTTTGAAGAGGATATAAGATATAGTGAAGGATAAAACAGCAGCGAAGCTTCTGATTTATCCGCCCAGACCGATCAGCCCGTGATACTTGTGCGCCTAAGCGTAAAAATGCTAATGCATAATACCTGTTTAACCTGCCCACTTGTGGACTGCCATGAAACGAGGACAATTCATGCCATTACATGGGAAGCATTGAAATCTTATTTTGTTGACGTTCCCAGACAAGCAATCGCTGTTCTAACCAAAAACCCATCCCTCTTAAACGGCTGCTCTAGAAACACGTTATCGACTGGTTCGTTCAAGCCCTCTTCTATCCACAATACGCACACCTCCCTCGATAATCTCTATCAGTCCTTCCTCCCTAAAATCCGTAATGGTTCTGTTCAGGGTTTCCAGTGCTGTCCCCACAATACCGGCAATATCCCTTCTTAGCATATTAATTGTCCCTGCATCCTTATTTTGAGAAGGCTCTCTATCACATAGTGTTAAAATCACGGATGCCACCCGCTGCCTTACCGACTGATAAGCCAGTTCAACCAGCCTTTTTTCAGCCTCCAGGACGTTATTGGAGAGTATTTTCATGAATTTGGCCGCTACCAGCCTGTTAGTATTGACAAGGAGGTGAAAGTCTTCCTTGACAATCATTTCTACTGTTATGTCCGTCATTGCAACCGCATTTTCAGTATAGGGAATATTTCTCAGCAAAGCTACGTAACCGATGTATTGCCCCGGCGTGAAAATCCCAGTGATAAATTCCTTTCCATCCTCATTGATTCTATTGGTTTTGATTTCACCTTCTACCAGGTAATACAATGTCCCCGCACTCTGCCCTTCCCTAAAAACAAAATCCTTTTTTTTGAACTGTTTGACCAGTTTTTTATCAGAAAGATTCTCAAAACCATTCAGCTCCTTAGCCCGGTCAAAAAACTCCCCCAGATCTTTTGGTTCATTTTCAAAAGCGGTTTTCAGTTTCCTATTTCTTTTCAACCTGATTTCCAAAGTTTTAAGAAGTTCCATCCCATCAAATGGTTTGACCAGATAGTCATCCGCACCCAAACTCATTCCTTTCCTGAAATCCGCTTTTTCGCTTTTGGCAGTAAGGAATATAAAAGGGGTGTCAGAAGTATTCGGATGCTTACCCAAAACGTGCAGTACTCCATAACCGTCGAGTTCAGGCATCATAATATCGCAGAGTATTAAGTCGGGCATAGCGGAAATAGCCAATTTGACACCTTCCTTCCCATTATTGGCACTGATGACCTCATAATTCTCAAGTTTCAGGATATCGGCTATGTTCTCACACATCTCCACATTGTCCTCAATAATAAGAATGGTCTCCTTCATAGATAATTTATTTAAAAATTTGGCATGGAATAGTTATTCATTTTCCTGCAACCCATTTCTTTGAACAGGAATCGTTACGACAAAGGTCGTCCCCTCATTGACTTTACTTAACACTGCTATATTGCCTTGCATCAGGTCTAGGTATTTTTTCACAATGTTGAGCCCCAGTCCTGTGCCATCTATATTCTGAGCGTTTTCAGCCCTGAAGAACCTACCAAAAAGATACTGTTGGTCTGCATCGGGAATTCCTATTCCCTGATCAGAGACCGTAATTTTCAACTTATTATTTTCAGTCTCGCAATTGAGCTCAATCGTCCCTTCCTGACGGGAAAATTTGATGGCATTTGACAATAAGTTGATAAGTATGTTTTTAAGCAACTGCTTGTCCACAACAAGCGAAACGGCACTACCCGAACACGAATAGGATATGGTCTGTTCCGATTTTTTCAATGCACTGATTTCCTCAATGATCTCTTTTACAAATTCATTTATATCAACTGCACTGTAAGAAAGCATCACTTTCCCTTCTTCCAATTTACTGAGGGAAAGAAAATCGTTCAATATAACGTTGAGGTTTTTAGCCGATTTTCTGATCCTTTCAAAATGGACTTTTCTAACCCGCTCCTGATCCTCCTCTTTGCTGTTTTCCAGAAGAAATACTGATGAAAGTATGGTAGTCAGTGGTGTCCGGAATTCATGTGAGGCCATGGTCACAAACCTGGATTTAAATTCCCCCAGCTCCCTTTCTTTAGAAAGTGCTTTTTTTAAATCTACATCGATTTCTTTCAGACTCTGATTCTTCTTTTCCAGCCTGATGAGTGCCTCTTCCAGCATCCGGGTTCTTTCGAGTACTCTGCCTTCCAGCTCTTCGTTCAGCTTTTGGGTGAGTTCTTTTTCCCTGATCAACTGCTGATTCACTTTATTTCTTTCGGTAATGTCATTGACAAATACAATGACTGTCTGACTACCTCCCACAGTATAGTAGCCCAAACTAACTTCCACGGGGAACTCTCCTCCATGCCGATGAAGTGCAAATAATTCCATTCCCGAACCCATTGGTCTGTTATGGGGATCATTGTGGTATGCATGCCGATGGGTCGCATGCCGGTGTGCAAACCGCTTCGGAATTAATTTTTCTACCGGCTGCCCGATCAGTTCATCTCTGCTGTATCCGAACAGCATCTCTGCAAATTTATTCAGGATCAGAATTTCCCCCTGTTCGTCGACTAGAAAGATCCCCTCTGTAGCATTCTCAAACATCGCACTGAGTTGCTCACTGTTTTTACGTACACTTTCCACCAACTTCTTCTGCCTATAAATAAAATAGATCACAACCCACACAAGCATCAACATCATTAGATGCGAAAACAGGTGGTTTACCGTCCTGGACTCAATATCGGTAGTAAGTAAAAACCCCAATGCCATCAAAGCTGATATAATAGCACCTAAAAAATAGTAGTTCGCCCCCCTTTCCTGCATCCACAACAAGTAAACAATGACGAGCAAATAGGCAGGTGACAAGTCCATATCCCTACCGGCCCCCACTAGCAGAGCAATGAAAACAACACAAACAAGAGCGATGGCTACTACAAAATTCCTGTTTCCCGGTTTATCGTTGATGCCCATCTCTTCCTTATAAAAATGTCCCTGAATTAAAGTCTGATTTAATCTCTCATTTTTCGTATAAGGTAAGATTTTTAGCTTAAAAAGCTCCCAATCATCTAAATTAAACCAGCTCAAGTTAAAGAAGGAATAGACTTGAGTGGCATTTTATGGGAGACTAGTTTATAAGCCTCCCCTATCCACAAGACAAGTGACGAAATGGACACCAAGATTAGAAACTCTGCAAAACTCAGAGGTTCGAACAAGAATATTGTCTGAAAAAACGGCACTTCGGTAATTAGTATCACGATAGCCAGAGAGACAACAAAAGCACCGGTAACATACTTATTGGAAAAAATTCCGATCTCAAATACAGATTTTTTTAAGGAGCGCATATTGAAGAGATTATAAAGTTGGGTGCTTGCCATAGTGATAAAAACCGCAGTTCTGGTCTTTGCAACCCCTTCATCGTAAAACCAAAGATATACCACGATGCACAGCATAGCCATGAGGACAGGCATAATAATCAAAAAAGGCAAAATCTCTCTATTTAGAAGTCCTTCCTTACGTCCTATAGGCTTTTTGTCCAATTCGTCCCCATGTCCCTGCTCAGTAGCCAAGGCGACATCCCCGACTCCGTCAGTCACCAGATTTAACCATAAGATCTGTATTGCCGTAAGTGGAACAGGGTATCCGAGTATGATCATACAAATCAGGGTGGCTATTTCCGCAAGGTTTGTCGTGACCAGAAAAAAGCTGGCTTGTCTGGCGTTTGTAAACACCACTCTTCCGACCTCCACCGCACGTACAATCGTAGCAAAGTTGTCGTCTGCCAACACCAGATTAGCCGCATCCCGGGTGACATCAGTTCCCATTATACCCATGGCAATTCCGATATCGGCTTTTTTGAGGGCAGGGGCATCATTGACGCCATCACCTGTCATTGCCACGAGTTCTCCCATCTGCTGCAGTCGCTCTGCAATTCTAAGTTTCATTCTGGGAGTAAGCCTGGAAAACACATTTACCCTTTTAATCACCTCATCAAATTCTGCTTCTTCAAGCCTGAGCAATTGCTGCTCGGTCAATGCCAAAAGCTCTGTCTCCTCTTGGTGCGCTCCAATGATCCCGGTTTTTTTGGCTATGGAAACCGCTGTGTTAATATGATCCCCTGTCGCCATGATCACCCTTATCCCAGCCCTGTGGCATTTTTCAATAGCCGGTTTTACCTCAGGCCTAGGTGGATCTATCATTCCCACTATACCTAGCCAGACCAACTTATCCAGTTCATTTTCATCAATAGCATCTATAGAGGAATCCCGAACTGTCTTGAAAGCAATTCCTATGACTCTCATCGCGTCTTGGGACCATTGATCAATTTTCCCCTTTATTTTTGCTTTAACTTGATCATTTATTTCCTCAGGGCCGTTCCTACTCATAATGAAGCCGGATTTCTCTAACAGTTTTTCCGGTGCCCCTACCACAAAAAGTTCTTTGCCTGACATGCCCCTACACAGACTCGCCCGCATCTTGAGTTGGGAATCAAACGGAAGATCCCCATATCTTTTGAAGTCTTTTTCTATTCCTGCTTTTTTGGCCATTACCAGCAATGCCGCCTCTGTTGGGTCTCCTATCGGCACCAAACCATCCTTCTGCTCTCCAAAGCTGATTTCCGCATTGTTTGAATTCGCCGACACCTGAAGCATTCTTTTTAGAATGGGAAACTCCAAAGGATTTACAATTACATGGTTTTGGTAAAAATTCCCTGCCGGAAGCCAACCTTCACCGGAAATCTCAAATTCACCTTCTCCCATCACCATGATTTTTCTCACCGTGAGCGTGTTTTGGGTAAGCGTTCCGGTCTTATCGGTGATTATCGTGGTTACTGATCCTAAGGTCTCTACCGATGCAAAATCCTTGACTATCGCATGTTGTTTGGACATCCTGTTTGAGCCTATAGCCAAGACAATGGAGAGAACAGCCGGGAGGCCCTCAGGTATTGCAGAAACCATCACGGCAATGGAGACCAAAAGCAATTCCTCTACTTCAAGGGATTTTCCAAAATACCCAACAATAAAAAATAAAATCGTGCTGCCTATTGCCATCATTCCCATCTGCTTGGCCAATCGATCAGATTTCAACTGAAAATTAGTCTTTTCGGGTTTTATGGCCGAAAGCGTCTGTGCGATATCACCTATAGCAGTCTGCAAGCCGGTATGACAAACCACAGCAACTGTCTGACCCCCGGAAACATAAGTGCCTTTCCATAACATATTCTTTTGGTCTGCTAACAGCGTCTCATCAGAAACCGCCACATCATGCTTCCCTATAGGTGTGGATTCTCCGGTAAGTGGGGCTTCATTTACCCGTAGGTTATTGGCTTCTAAAACCCTGGCGTCAGCGGGAATCACTTCCCCTTCCGACGAAACGATAATGTCACCGGGAACCAGATCTCTGGCATCCACCCCAGTCTTTTGCCCGTCACGAATAACAAACGCCTGCTGTACCAGCATTTTTTTAAGGGATTCAACTGATTTCTCAGCCCGATATTCTTGGATGAACCCAATCAGGGCGTTGATCAGTAAGACTGCTAGAATCACGTAGACATCCAACGTATGCCCTGTAAGAAAAGAAATAAAAGCTGCGGCAAACAGAATCCCGACCATGAGACTTTTAAACTGTCTAAAAAAAAGTAAGACCCATGACCGTTGTTTAGCTACCGGTAATTCGTTCCAGCCGTATCTAGTACGTCTTTTGGTTACTTCGATTGATGAAAGCCCTGCTTTGGAGGTTTGCAAGGTGTCCAAGGTCTCTTGTACTGTCAGATGGTGATAAGAAGGCATAGCCACAAAAATGCAGGGAATGCGAAAACCAACTAATGACAAAGATCATCACCTGGTAAAATTATGGTCAGCATGAACAGAATGCTTCTATAAAAAAACAGTGATGAATAAAACCACTTCTACCTCCTTCATTGCGACAAGGATTATTCTTTTTGATGACCCAGATCATTTCAAGCTTCCAAGTTTGGGAAGATCTTTAATTAAAAATGAAAGTCCTCTAATTTTTCTTCACCAGCCAATTTTCGAATATGAAAAACATTTGCCTTTATTTCAAAATTCATCAGCCCTTCCGACTCGTAAATTTCCCCTTTTTCGAGATTGGAAACGGAAAGAATTATTTCGACGAGGAACTGAACAGTTCCATCCTAAATGAAGAAGTGCTCAATTCATATTTACCTTTAAATCGACTGTTGCTACAGCTTATCCGTACGCATGATAAAAAATTCAGTGTGAGCTTTTGCATTTCCGGAACTGCGCTGGAGCAGTTTGAAAAATATGCGCCTGAGGTCATTGCAAGCTTTCAGGAGCTTTTTGACACCGGCTGTGTGGAATTTATCGGTGAGACTTATGCCCACTCCTTGGCAGCGTTGAAAAGCCGTAAGGAATTTGCCCGGCAGGCAGTATTCCATTCTGGAAAAGTAAATGAACTGTTTGGTGCGAGTCCAAAGACATTTCGAATTCCACAGCTGACCTACACCGATGCAATCGGAGAAATCCTGTTTGACATGGGATTTAAAACACTGGTTCTGGAAGGCAATGATATTAATTGGATAGATGGGGCTGTCAACTACACGTATAAAAGCGCACTTACTCCTGAATTAAAAATCTTGCTAAACAACCAAAAGCTTAGCGATGATATTACCCTGAGATTTTCAGACATACAATGGACTGAGTTTCCCTTAACCGCAGCAAAATACATCGATTGGCTTAAGGCAACTCCTGAGAAAGAGCAGTTGATCAACCTTTTCTTAAACTATGGAGACCTGGGTAAGCTCCAACAAAATGGCTGGGGTATTGTTGGATTTCTGGATGCATTCATTGGAAAGTCCCTGTCTTCAGGAATCCAGTTGACCACGCCCTCTTTCCTAGAGCCAATGGACCATGAAGCAACCTTATTCGCTTCATCAATCCTATCTTCATCAGGGAAAAACAGCCGGCATGAAATGGCATGCCAAATGGGAAATGATATGCAAAAAGAGGCTTTTTATTCCCTTTATGACCTGGAAAACCTCATAGTGGACTGTCCTGACCCCGGCATACAGCGTGACTGGCTGTATCTCCAATCCAGTGATCATTTTTACTATATGGGTACCGGCCAAATGCTGCCAAACGGAAAACACCCCCATCTTAGTCCTTATGAAAGCCCATTTCTGGCATTTATAAATTTTATGAATGTGATTTCAGATTATCGTAGCAAGGCAGTTGGCTTAATGAAATCCCTTACAACAACAAGACTTAACCAACTAAAAAGCGAAAAAACAAAAAGGAAAGTACCGCCGGAGCTATTACAACAAGGAGCTCACCCGACCGGCGTTTATACACCGACAATTTGATTTCCAAATCCAGCTTCAAACACATTTTTGCAGGTCGATAATTCCATAACTTACCGTTTCATGGTACATATTCTTTTGCCAAAAGGGCAAATTTATTTTAAAGTTGTAAACCTATCCATTTAGGACTACCTTAGCCCCTCCTCCGCAAGAAGAAAACCCCATTAAGCCTGTATAGCAAGTTCCCACACTTCAACACACACCGTACAATGTCCCTTAAAACCGGGATATCAACTCGATACTTATGACACTTTTTTCATTTGTGGCAATATTCCTGTAGCGTTATTGCCCATGCCGTCGTTTATTACACTTGAAGACTAAACCAACCACCTTTATGAGAATCGGATTTGATGCTAAACGTGCATTCAAAAACTTTACAGGACTTGGCAATTACAGCAGGTTTATTTTAAAGTCATTGAGTCAAAATTTCCCTTCCAACGATTACCTTCTCTTCACCCCTGAGGTCCGAAGAGAGGCCACGGAAATATCGCTGGCCTGTAACAACGCAAATCAAAAAACCATAACACCCAATGACCTCTGGAAGCTCCCCGGCGTCTCAGGGGCATGGAGGAGTATTTTTCAAGGTATAAAACATTCAGAAAGCCATCTGGATATATTCCATGGACTGAGTAATGAGATTCCACTGTTCAAAAACAAATCGACCAAGTACGTGGTGACTGTACACGATCTCCTCTTCTGCAGGTATCCGGAACTTTTCAATCCCATCGATGTACAAATCTACAAACTGAAAATGGGAAGGTCTTGCAGAACTGCAGATCAGGTAATAGCGGTAAGTGAGCAAACAAAAAAAGACCTAATCACCTATTTCGGAATAGATCCCAACAAGATAAAAGTGGTATATCAGGGTGTGCATGAAATCTTCAATCAAGAGGTCAGTCTAGACAAAAGCCTCCACGTAAAGCAAAAATACAATCTCCCTGACCGTTACCTATTATTTGTCAGCACGATAGATAAGCGAAAAAACGTACAGTTGATCCTAGAAGCACTCAAAGAGCGGAGAGACTGGGATTGCCCTTTGGTCGTAATAGGCAGACCTACTGCCTATCTGTCGAATCTAAAAAACTACATTCACGAGCATCGATTAGAGAATAAAGTAAGTTTTCTACACGACGTATCCTTTGAAGATCTCCCCACAATATACAAGATGGCTCATGTGTTTATCTACCCATCCTACTTTGAAGGCTTTGGTATCCCTATTATAGAAGCTCAGCGCATGGGAGTTCCGGTCATCACAAGTACCGGGTCATGTTTCCGTGAAGCTGGCGGCAACGGAGCTTTATATGGGCGACCGGACGCCCCTGCCGACTTGATCGCCCATATTGACCTACTCAACGACGAATCCCAGCGGGAAGCTCTTATCCAGAAAGGACATATGAATATCAAGCGTTTTGATCAGAAAATTATTTCCAGGCAAATGATGGAAATCTATGAGGAAGTGATGGAGGTTTCTTCCCTGAGACCCGCATTGGCACATTGAGTCATTCAAATTCATTGATTTTGTTCTTTTTGCAACAAGCCATAAATGAGTACATCCCGGCAGCTCTCTCCGATGCCTGGTGTGATTCTGCGAACAAAAATGCTTCCCCCCCCGCCGCAAGGGGACATACCGCACTTTCTATCAGATTATTGTCTATCTCCATCTGGCCTCGGAATTTGTTCGCACTGAGTCCCGCCCATCTGGGCAGTATGTATCAATGGTTGTTCCCATAGGACTCTTGGCATAAAGGAAATAATATTGTTATTTCTCAGTTGAAACGACATTATAAAAAAAGCTGGAACAGCTTTTCGGCTTCCCATCTTTCTTTTGTATTCCTGAAGTAAATGATGACGTCAATTTCCGTTCTCGGACCACGATGAAATATTTTAAAAAGTCAAGTCCTTCTCTTATGCTATGTTTTTTTTTGAAAATAGAAGTCATTGTGAAGATTTATGTTATTTGTAGCAAAAAACAGTGATAGCCATATCAAACCTTTCACATATGAGTGAATCGTCTACAAAAGGTCGTCGACGTGTAGAAGATTCTTTCAAGTGGTATCGAAAACCCGCTGTTTCTATCATCTCCAGGAGTATATGAAGCGTCTGAGGTTTATTGATATCGTTATGATATTCGAAGAAAATGTGCGAAGCATTCCCAAGTAGCTTTTGGCAAGATTCTAATACTTCGTACTCAGCCCCTTCTATGTCTATTTTCAGGAAATCCACTTTATCTGTTAGCCAGTCCGCTAAGGGGACTGCATTGACTTTGGTAATAGACTCATTGGTGTCCTGATAGATATGGTCAATAGTTCCGCCCATTCCCCCATCCGAATGAAAAGTCAGTTCGGCTTCTTCCGTCCAGACGGCTTTTCGGTGGAGAGTCACATTGCTTAAGTTGAAATTTCGGACATTTTCCTGTAAGATTTCGAAAATGGTCTCATCAGGCTCAAAAGCAATGATCTGATGATTGGGGTAATGCAGGGAGAAATATAGCACGCTCAGTCCCATATTGGCTCCGCAATCCAAAATGACTCCATTTTCGGATATTGCGGGGTTGAATTTATACAGTTCATCCTGAAAGAGCTCCTTGTAGGTGACAGCAAAACTTGCGGCGTGATGAAATCGGAAAGGATTACCAAAAATTGTGGTGGATCCTGAAACATCCTGGGGCAATTGTTGGATCCTTTCCAACTCCTTTGAAACGGATTTCACTTGTTGGTTCTTATTTTTGCTCTGAAACAGGAAGTTAAATTTCATGAAAGGTAAATTGTGGGTGCAAACTTCCCGCTTCCCGCAGGATGGGTAAATGTATCCAGAGTAGAGCATACAACAAAACAAATCCATAAATTGAAGGCCAGAAAATAATGTGCTTAATTGCTATTTCCACCTTCGCAAATACTTCTATCTATACCATAAAACGAAAGTATAATGATTTCAATTATTATCTGTTCAGCAAATAAACCATATCTGGATGCAGTCAAAGAAAGCATTGCCAAAACTATAGGCTGTGAGTATGAGATTTTATCTTATGAAAACGCTAAAGG contains:
- a CDS encoding alpha-amylase, encoding MKNICLYFKIHQPFRLVNFPFFEIGNGKNYFDEELNSSILNEEVLNSYLPLNRLLLQLIRTHDKKFSVSFCISGTALEQFEKYAPEVIASFQELFDTGCVEFIGETYAHSLAALKSRKEFARQAVFHSGKVNELFGASPKTFRIPQLTYTDAIGEILFDMGFKTLVLEGNDINWIDGAVNYTYKSALTPELKILLNNQKLSDDITLRFSDIQWTEFPLTAAKYIDWLKATPEKEQLINLFLNYGDLGKLQQNGWGIVGFLDAFIGKSLSSGIQLTTPSFLEPMDHEATLFASSILSSSGKNSRHEMACQMGNDMQKEAFYSLYDLENLIVDCPDPGIQRDWLYLQSSDHFYYMGTGQMLPNGKHPHLSPYESPFLAFINFMNVISDYRSKAVGLMKSLTTTRLNQLKSEKTKRKVPPELLQQGAHPTGVYTPTI
- a CDS encoding FkbM family methyltransferase: MKFNFLFQSKNKNQQVKSVSKELERIQQLPQDVSGSTTIFGNPFRFHHAASFAVTYKELFQDELYKFNPAISENGVILDCGANMGLSVLYFSLHYPNHQIIAFEPDETIFEILQENVRNFNLSNVTLHRKAVWTEEAELTFHSDGGMGGTIDHIYQDTNESITKVNAVPLADWLTDKVDFLKIDIEGAEYEVLESCQKLLGNASHIFFEYHNDINKPQTLHILLEMIETAGFRYHLKESSTRRRPFVDDSLICERFDMAITVFCYK
- a CDS encoding HAD-IC family P-type ATPase — protein: MPSYHHLTVQETLDTLQTSKAGLSSIEVTKRRTRYGWNELPVAKQRSWVLLFFRQFKSLMVGILFAAAFISFLTGHTLDVYVILAVLLINALIGFIQEYRAEKSVESLKKMLVQQAFVIRDGQKTGVDARDLVPGDIIVSSEGEVIPADARVLEANNLRVNEAPLTGESTPIGKHDVAVSDETLLADQKNMLWKGTYVSGGQTVAVVCHTGLQTAIGDIAQTLSAIKPEKTNFQLKSDRLAKQMGMMAIGSTILFFIVGYFGKSLEVEELLLVSIAVMVSAIPEGLPAVLSIVLAIGSNRMSKQHAIVKDFASVETLGSVTTIITDKTGTLTQNTLTVRKIMVMGEGEFEISGEGWLPAGNFYQNHVIVNPLEFPILKRMLQVSANSNNAEISFGEQKDGLVPIGDPTEAALLVMAKKAGIEKDFKRYGDLPFDSQLKMRASLCRGMSGKELFVVGAPEKLLEKSGFIMSRNGPEEINDQVKAKIKGKIDQWSQDAMRVIGIAFKTVRDSSIDAIDENELDKLVWLGIVGMIDPPRPEVKPAIEKCHRAGIRVIMATGDHINTAVSIAKKTGIIGAHQEETELLALTEQQLLRLEEAEFDEVIKRVNVFSRLTPRMKLRIAERLQQMGELVAMTGDGVNDAPALKKADIGIAMGIMGTDVTRDAANLVLADDNFATIVRAVEVGRVVFTNARQASFFLVTTNLAEIATLICMIILGYPVPLTAIQILWLNLVTDGVGDVALATEQGHGDELDKKPIGRKEGLLNREILPFLIIMPVLMAMLCIVVYLWFYDEGVAKTRTAVFITMASTQLYNLFNMRSLKKSVFEIGIFSNKYVTGAFVVSLAIVILITEVPFFQTIFLFEPLSFAEFLILVSISSLVLWIGEAYKLVSHKMPLKSIPSLT
- a CDS encoding ATP-binding protein, encoding MSWFNLDDWELFKLKILPYTKNERLNQTLIQGHFYKEEMGINDKPGNRNFVVAIALVCVVFIALLVGAGRDMDLSPAYLLVIVYLLWMQERGANYYFLGAIISALMALGFLLTTDIESRTVNHLFSHLMMLMLVWVVIYFIYRQKKLVESVRKNSEQLSAMFENATEGIFLVDEQGEILILNKFAEMLFGYSRDELIGQPVEKLIPKRFAHRHATHRHAYHNDPHNRPMGSGMELFALHRHGGEFPVEVSLGYYTVGGSQTVIVFVNDITERNKVNQQLIREKELTQKLNEELEGRVLERTRMLEEALIRLEKKNQSLKEIDVDLKKALSKERELGEFKSRFVTMASHEFRTPLTTILSSVFLLENSKEEDQERVRKVHFERIRKSAKNLNVILNDFLSLSKLEEGKVMLSYSAVDINEFVKEIIEEISALKKSEQTISYSCSGSAVSLVVDKQLLKNILINLLSNAIKFSRQEGTIELNCETENNKLKITVSDQGIGIPDADQQYLFGRFFRAENAQNIDGTGLGLNIVKKYLDLMQGNIAVLSKVNEGTTFVVTIPVQRNGLQENE
- a CDS encoding glycosyltransferase family 1 protein, with the protein product MRIGFDAKRAFKNFTGLGNYSRFILKSLSQNFPSNDYLLFTPEVRREATEISLACNNANQKTITPNDLWKLPGVSGAWRSIFQGIKHSESHLDIFHGLSNEIPLFKNKSTKYVVTVHDLLFCRYPELFNPIDVQIYKLKMGRSCRTADQVIAVSEQTKKDLITYFGIDPNKIKVVYQGVHEIFNQEVSLDKSLHVKQKYNLPDRYLLFVSTIDKRKNVQLILEALKERRDWDCPLVVIGRPTAYLSNLKNYIHEHRLENKVSFLHDVSFEDLPTIYKMAHVFIYPSYFEGFGIPIIEAQRMGVPVITSTGSCFREAGGNGALYGRPDAPADLIAHIDLLNDESQREALIQKGHMNIKRFDQKIISRQMMEIYEEVMEVSSLRPALAH
- a CDS encoding response regulator, with the translated sequence MKETILIIEDNVEMCENIADILKLENYEVISANNGKEGVKLAISAMPDLILCDIMMPELDGYGVLHVLGKHPNTSDTPFIFLTAKSEKADFRKGMSLGADDYLVKPFDGMELLKTLEIRLKRNRKLKTAFENEPKDLGEFFDRAKELNGFENLSDKKLVKQFKKKDFVFREGQSAGTLYYLVEGEIKTNRINEDGKEFITGIFTPGQYIGYVALLRNIPYTENAVAMTDITVEMIVKEDFHLLVNTNRLVAAKFMKILSNNVLEAEKRLVELAYQSVRQRVASVILTLCDREPSQNKDAGTINMLRRDIAGIVGTALETLNRTITDFREEGLIEIIEGGVRIVDRRGLERTSR